The Bacteriovorax sp. Seq25_V nucleotide sequence ACCAGATAATGTTTTTTTGTGCTTTAGTGACTTTTTAAGTTATAGACGAATAGAATTACCTGATAGTTTGGATGGGATCAAAATTAAGATCCACAGTCTTCCAATGCCGAAAGTGATCCTAAAGGATCTTCTCTATAACGAGCTCTTTCCTATGGGGCTTTCTAATCTCTCGATCGATAGAGAGTTTAATCAAGTACTCGTGCGTGCGTCCCATCGTGTTCTTGAAAGTTTAAGTATAACCGATATCAAGACCTCTAAGCCTGTTCTTCTTTCGAAAATGGAGAAGTTTGATATTGCTATTCGTGGAAAAGTGATCATTAAGACGGAGTTCTTTTCAGGAGCTTTGTTGATTTCGTTTCCACTGGAAAGTTACAAGTCTCTCTACAAATCAGTTGTTGGAGTTGAAATCGAAGAACTTTCTGCCGATAACACTGACTTCGCTGGGGAAGTCGCTAATATGATTTATGGTCAAGCTAAAAAAGAATTAGATGAAAATGGTGTAAAGCTTAATATGGCCATTCCGGTGCTTGATGTATCTAAAGAGTTGTTATCAAAAAAACCAATTTACGTTATTCCCGTTGATAGTTCTGTTGGCAGAATCTATATCAAAATAGCCCCTGATTACTTTTAGGGGCTAGACAAAAATCACATCTAAAATATCGAGATGAAGAAAAGTTAAATGTCTTAATGGGATATGATTTAACTTACTCATTATTAATTCTTTTTCAAAACGAAGCCTTAATTGCTCATTTGTTGGTATATGACTAATAAGTTGTTTTGAGTTTGTAAGTTTTGAAAGCCTAAGGTCTAAAATTGCTGACATATCTTTAAAGTAAGGCGTGAGTCTTGAATGAATTTCGAGATTTTCTTCCATTAGCTGTGAAAGTGCAAATTGTCCTGGTTCATGAATGTATTGAGCAACGATGAAAAAGAAGGTAACAAGATCGTGCTCTTCCTGACCTTCTGTAAATTCTAGTGCCATCTGTAGTTCGTGATAACCGTTAACTTCGTCATTTGTATCAAAGCTAAATTGTGCTTTGATGAGATGGAGGTATAAGTCTTTCGCTCGTTGATTTGTTTCTTTTTTAGAAAGTAGATCAGTTCTTTGACGATCCCATAAGTCTGACAGGTTTACGATATTTCCGGTATAAACTTTTGGGGCCTCTCCTGCAATATAAGAGGTTGTCATAGCACTTGGATTAAATATAACTGCAGCCATAGTTGAAGGGGTAATTGAAGAGAGACTTGATAAACTTTTCTCGGTTGGTGTAGTAAAACTTTTAAGGATCTCTGCATCTTTTTTATTGAAAGTTTTCTTTTCAAGCTTCTTACAATTTTTTCTTCTGACTGAATTGTAATTACTCATTCCAAAGGGCAAGAAGTCTTCTTGATTGGCGTCTGTATTTACAAGCTCATTACAAATGTACAAGAATTTTTTGTCATGAATATTGTATAAGTTGTAATGCCTTTCGTTACCATCAATATCTATTTCAAGGATATTTCCTTCCTTGTCCATAATATTAAGATTCCAGCAAGTAATAGTTTGTGAGCGCTCTAACAGTTCAAGTGCTTCTTTTACGCTACTGCAGTTTGAGACAACTTGATGGGCCAGGAAGAAGATCGGTGTTCCATGCTGGTTGAAGGTATTTGAAAATTTTTGATGAATAGCTACAGTTAGACCACTACTATTCATACTAGTTAGTCCAGAGAATGGTAGTCCAACACTAGAGTAGTTAAAAGTTTTAAGGCGATTTTTAAAGTTTGTTGTAACGATTCGTTCATGTTTATCGTAAGTATTTTTTAGTGGAAAATCTAAGATTCTAGCATGTACCGGTTCACCCTTTTCATTGAGAGTGAAAAGACTTGAGCATCCAAAATTAATCGGGGAGATATACTTCGTCCACGAACCTAGAAAAGAACAAAACTCTGGTATAAGTAGTGCACCAAAAATGTCGGTCTTTAATACATTTGCACCTTGTGCGTATGCGCCTAAGAGTTTATCAAACTCATTATTTTTATACAGTACTTGATCAATTATCTTTGAAAACGACTGATGGATAAGCTTATTCACTGGGGCCCAGGGTGTGGAGATAAGTGATCTAATCATTTGGATGGAGTATTTTGCACTCTCTCCATCTTTTAGGCCTAGTTGGTAAAACGCTTCTTCCTCTTCGCCGAAGAGGTTAATGAGCGGTAATAAGTCGCAGTTTTTGGAGATTTTAGTCATGTCTAGTATTTTAAATTCAATTATCTACCCAAGCAATCAAACAATTATTGCCATCATGGTAGCTCTTGCAGGACTTAGAGTTTTTATTGAGATGACACCTCTTAACCCTTCTTCATGGCCTATTTCTGCTCGTTGGGCAAAACGTGTGGGGCAAGAGCACGTAGAAAAATTTCACCGCACTGGTCTTATTATTTGTATTGGTCAAATTTTTCTCTGGGCACCACAACTACTTTTTAGTTAAGGTTAGTAGAGTTCTAGTGATTGAGCACCAAAACTAAACTGTTCAGGAATATTTAGAGTCGTCTCTTCTGCTTTTTTTCTTATATAGATTTTAATTTCAGGGTCGACCTGAGTTCTTTTGATCATATCTTTTAGCTGGTAAATTTTATTGAGCAGAAGACTATTCTGTTTATTGCTAAGTTTAAAAGCTTCGTAATTTTTTAATCGGTTCCAAATTTCTCTCGCCTCAAGTCTTCCTTTGAGAAGTTCATAGAATGTGAGATAGATAAGTGGATCAGATTCGAAGTTATCTCCCATCAGAACTATCTCTTTTGGGATTCCTGTCATGTAAATAATGTCTAGCAGATGCCCTAGTTTATAGATTCCCTGAACCTTTAAGTCTTTTGGAGTAAGATCCCCTTCGATGATTGAAAAAATCTTACGGTAATCTTTTAAGAATATTCCCGCCGAGTAGATATTGTTTGCATACAACCAATCCCTCATCGCTGTTTCATAAAAGTGAGGAGAGGCCGAAAGGATAAAGGGGTGATATCCCTGATCAATATATTCTTTTATTATCTTTACCGACTTATCAATTGTCGGGAACTTTTCAATCGGGCTTGTTAGGGACTTGTAAACTTCTTCTGGTGTCGAATACTTTGTATCAACGAGTGTTTTGTCAAAGTCACAAATCACAAGTTTCTTGTCTTCGCCAATTTTAAGAGGAATATATGTTCCAAGAAGAATATCGAGGCCTGGGTACTTGGCAACTTCGTAAACTTCAATCACGTGAACCTTTTCAAGCTCATCTATATTTTTCATTTTGATATTAAAACATCCAAAAGAATCAGATTCAAATTCTCTATTAAAAAGAAATTCGTGTTTCTCGTCGCGTGCAACAATTTTAATCTTGAAGGCATAGGCCTTTAGAAGTTTGTAGGCCTGAATTGGAAAACTTGGGGAAAATTTCTCAAGAGTTGTCGTCTTGGAAAAAATATTTTCCTTCATAGTTAAAGAAGCTCTTATGGCGAGTTCTTCTTTTGTTTTAATTGCGAGAAAGTTAACTAAATGAGCTCTTTTCATTGTGTATATTCTCACGCATAATATCTTTGGTGACAAATAAAAAAATGGAAAATGTTAATGAAGAATATGTATATTGAATTTTTTGGTTTTCTCCCTCTGTACATTGCGCTTGGGATTAAAATTGTGACTGCTCTTATCCTTGGTGGACTGGTTGGACTTGACCGTGAGCAGAAAATGAAGTCTGCCGGGATTAAAACAAATATGCTGATCTGTCTGGGGGCAACTGTTTATACTGCGTTATCAATTCTATCAATTGATCAGGGGATCGGTGCTGCTGATCCAAATCGTGTTGCGGCTCAGATCGTATCAGGGATCGGTTTTCTTGGCGCTGGTGCGATTATTCATGGTCGAGGTGGGGTTGTTGGACTGACAACTGCTGCGACTATCTGGGTTGTTGCGGCCATCGGTGTGACAATTGGTTACGGCTATCCGATAGCAGCAGGTCTTATTACAATTACAATTTTGATAGTTCTAAGAATGGTTACCCCACTTTATAAGCTTTTTGAATCAGAAAAGCACTTTAGACGCTTCCATGTTGAGGTTCTATCTCAAGGTCGTGTAAAAGGTATGGTTAAGGAGATCGTCTATAATAGAGTAGATCAAATTGATGAGATTTATGAAGAAATGATGGATGTGGATAATGATATCCGTTTACTTCATGTATACTTAAAAGTTCATCCAAGAAGAATTCCACAAATTCAAAAGTCTATTAGCTCACTCATAAAAGTTGATAAAGTAAAAATCCATGAAGCTGAGAGAACAATTGATCATAATAATGAGGAGAGTGACGAGTAGTTACACTCCTACAATTTTGCGATTTGAAAGCTTAATATACCATCTTGGTAGTTTGATTTAACTGTTCTTGGGTCCATAATTTCTGCGACTTTGAAATTTTTTGATAGAACCTCTGTTCGGCGAGTATCAAATTTCTCATCACCCGCTTGGGTTTCTTCCTGAAATTTTCTAGTAAGTACAATATTGAGATTTCTCTCCTGAGCAGTAAGGTTAACTTGTTCTTTTTCAAATTCAGGAACAGGGAGGGTTACCAGGTAGTGTTTTCCTTGGTCGACAATTGTTGGTTCTAGTTTTGTTATATGATAGAAGTCATCTTGCGCCTTGTTGGCTACAAGATCCTTAGCTTGGGCATATGAACCAACTAGTTTTTTGATATCAGTATCAAATTTAGTTTTAAGACGATTTAGAATCTCTGTATGGTCTTGCTCAAGAGTTCTATATTTCTGTTCAAAAGACAGCCTTTTTTGCTTTAAAACTTCATTGTGATGATCAACTTCACTTTTTGTAATATGTTTTTCTGAAGCAATTCTTTGGTTTCGATCAATAGAATTTTTTCTTTGAAGCTCATCAATTGTTTGATTATGATTTCTTTGTATTTCTTCAAGCTGCGTATCATGTTGTGAACTTACTACTTTAACTTGATTATCGTGTGCTCGATTTATTGTGATGAATTTTGAATCAAGATCACGAGATAGTTCATCGGCCCTGATTTTAGTGTCAAATAATACGTCTTGGACTCCAAGCTCACTATTTTTTTGAATATCTTTTATCGTGCGATTTGATTTATCAACAATATCACGATTGATAAGTTGGTTTCGAGTATTAACATCTATAATACTTTGCTCATGTTGATTTGTAAGGTCTTCATAGCGTTCAAAGTAATCACTCTTAAGTGCCTGTTCTTGGTCCACGAATTTTTGGGTGTTGACTTTATGTTGGGCCTGAATTTTTTCGAGTCGTTCTTGCTTGGAAAGAAGTGAGTTTTCAATATCAACTTTATTAAGTTCAACCTGATTATAAAGGGCAAGATCGCCTTCTTTTTTTACGTTTTCGAGTTTTTTGTCATAGAGGACATCAATCTTTTCAATTTCATTTTCTTTCTTTGCAATAATATTGCGTTGGGCTTCAGTAAGCTTATTGAGGTATTCTCGATTTTGCTGATCAAGAGTTGTCTTCAATTAAGCTCCTTCGTTGTTGATTCTAGCATTAGTTTTGCTACTGGATCATCGCAAATGTCACTGGCAGAAGTATTTCCTTTGCAGGTCCAAGTCTTTAGCAAATTGATTCTTAGAGCGTTCATACCACCGTGGTAAGTAACATAAGTTTTTGGATCAAGTGTACTTGTCACTGTAAAGCTTGATGGAGTTCTCGTTTGTAGGCGAGGTGATACAATATACTGATAAACCCTGTATTCAGCGAATGCTGGTATAGAGATTAAAGAGAATAGTGCGATCTTACTGAAGATGTGGATTTGCATCAAGGATCTTTCCTTCAATTAGTTCTAGTAGCGCCTTTGCTACGATTACTCTGTCTAAATCTGTAAAGCTTGAGAATAAAACCTTTTGCTTCTCAAGGTTGTTATATCCTGAAATTTTTTTTAGGAGGCTTTT carries:
- a CDS encoding chemotaxis protein CheX, producing the protein MKIVRKVLILSINTDWANELAELLKESPKIEVVCATSRTAATKLITDSHFEAVIIEESFKEKNIDYFFRVVVTQKVKPDNVFLCFSDFLSYRRIELPDSLDGIKIKIHSLPMPKVILKDLLYNELFPMGLSNLSIDREFNQVLVRASHRVLESLSITDIKTSKPVLLSKMEKFDIAIRGKVIIKTEFFSGALLISFPLESYKSLYKSVVGVEIEELSADNTDFAGEVANMIYGQAKKELDENGVKLNMAIPVLDVSKELLSKKPIYVIPVDSSVGRIYIKIAPDYF
- a CDS encoding carcinine hydrolase/isopenicillin-N N-acyltransferase family protein — its product is MTKISKNCDLLPLINLFGEEEEAFYQLGLKDGESAKYSIQMIRSLISTPWAPVNKLIHQSFSKIIDQVLYKNNEFDKLLGAYAQGANVLKTDIFGALLIPEFCSFLGSWTKYISPINFGCSSLFTLNEKGEPVHARILDFPLKNTYDKHERIVTTNFKNRLKTFNYSSVGLPFSGLTSMNSSGLTVAIHQKFSNTFNQHGTPIFFLAHQVVSNCSSVKEALELLERSQTITCWNLNIMDKEGNILEIDIDGNERHYNLYNIHDKKFLYICNELVNTDANQEDFLPFGMSNYNSVRRKNCKKLEKKTFNKKDAEILKSFTTPTEKSLSSLSSITPSTMAAVIFNPSAMTTSYIAGEAPKVYTGNIVNLSDLWDRQRTDLLSKKETNQRAKDLYLHLIKAQFSFDTNDEVNGYHELQMALEFTEGQEEHDLVTFFFIVAQYIHEPGQFALSQLMEENLEIHSRLTPYFKDMSAILDLRLSKLTNSKQLISHIPTNEQLRLRFEKELIMSKLNHIPLRHLTFLHLDILDVIFV
- a CDS encoding phosphatase domain-containing protein, which produces MKRAHLVNFLAIKTKEELAIRASLTMKENIFSKTTTLEKFSPSFPIQAYKLLKAYAFKIKIVARDEKHEFLFNREFESDSFGCFNIKMKNIDELEKVHVIEVYEVAKYPGLDILLGTYIPLKIGEDKKLVICDFDKTLVDTKYSTPEEVYKSLTSPIEKFPTIDKSVKIIKEYIDQGYHPFILSASPHFYETAMRDWLYANNIYSAGIFLKDYRKIFSIIEGDLTPKDLKVQGIYKLGHLLDIIYMTGIPKEIVLMGDNFESDPLIYLTFYELLKGRLEAREIWNRLKNYEAFKLSNKQNSLLLNKIYQLKDMIKRTQVDPEIKIYIRKKAEETTLNIPEQFSFGAQSLELY
- a CDS encoding MgtC/SapB family protein, with the translated sequence MKNMYIEFFGFLPLYIALGIKIVTALILGGLVGLDREQKMKSAGIKTNMLICLGATVYTALSILSIDQGIGAADPNRVAAQIVSGIGFLGAGAIIHGRGGVVGLTTAATIWVVAAIGVTIGYGYPIAAGLITITILIVLRMVTPLYKLFESEKHFRRFHVEVLSQGRVKGMVKEIVYNRVDQIDEIYEEMMDVDNDIRLLHVYLKVHPRRIPQIQKSISSLIKVDKVKIHEAERTIDHNNEESDE
- a CDS encoding Hsp20/alpha crystallin family protein — translated: MKTTLDQQNREYLNKLTEAQRNIIAKKENEIEKIDVLYDKKLENVKKEGDLALYNQVELNKVDIENSLLSKQERLEKIQAQHKVNTQKFVDQEQALKSDYFERYEDLTNQHEQSIIDVNTRNQLINRDIVDKSNRTIKDIQKNSELGVQDVLFDTKIRADELSRDLDSKFITINRAHDNQVKVVSSQHDTQLEEIQRNHNQTIDELQRKNSIDRNQRIASEKHITKSEVDHHNEVLKQKRLSFEQKYRTLEQDHTEILNRLKTKFDTDIKKLVGSYAQAKDLVANKAQDDFYHITKLEPTIVDQGKHYLVTLPVPEFEKEQVNLTAQERNLNIVLTRKFQEETQAGDEKFDTRRTEVLSKNFKVAEIMDPRTVKSNYQDGILSFQIAKL